A part of Streptomyces sp. NBC_00557 genomic DNA contains:
- a CDS encoding TetR/AcrR family transcriptional regulator, with the protein MTPAATPAYRRLSVEERRSQLLAAALGLFAHRAPEDVSLDDVAEAAGVSRPLVYRYFPGGKQQLYEAALRSAAEELQLCFDEPREGPPLPRLSRALDRYLSFVDEHDTGFSALLQGGSVVETSRTTAIVDGVRRAAAEHIYRHLGVAEPGPRLRMSVRTWITAVEAASLIWLDEGKQPPMTELRDWLVEQFVAILTVTAARDPQTAAVVGELAADGGN; encoded by the coding sequence ATGACCCCCGCCGCCACCCCCGCCTACCGCCGCCTCAGCGTCGAGGAGCGGCGGAGCCAGCTCCTCGCCGCCGCCCTGGGCCTGTTCGCCCACCGCGCCCCGGAGGACGTGTCGCTGGACGACGTGGCCGAGGCGGCCGGAGTGTCACGGCCCTTGGTGTACCGGTACTTCCCGGGCGGCAAGCAGCAGCTGTACGAGGCCGCGCTGCGGTCGGCCGCCGAGGAGCTGCAGCTGTGCTTCGACGAGCCCCGCGAGGGCCCGCCGCTGCCCCGGCTGTCGCGGGCCCTGGACCGGTACCTGAGCTTCGTCGACGAGCACGACACCGGCTTCAGCGCGCTGCTCCAGGGCGGCAGCGTGGTGGAGACCTCGCGGACCACGGCCATCGTCGACGGGGTGCGCCGGGCCGCCGCCGAGCACATCTACCGCCACCTCGGTGTCGCCGAGCCCGGCCCGCGGCTGCGCATGAGCGTGCGGACCTGGATCACGGCCGTGGAGGCGGCCTCCCTGATCTGGCTGGACGAGGGCAAGCAGCCCCCGATGACGGAGCTGCGTGACTGGCTGGTGGAGCAGTTCGTGGCCATCCTCACGGTCACCGCCGCCCGGGACCCGCAGACGGCCGCCGTCGTCGGCGAGCTGGCCGCGGATGGCGGAAACTGA
- a CDS encoding DUF742 domain-containing protein: MSGTSKKLPVRGGERKPARVRPYSLTGGRTRFGHVLLVETFVAALEAPEERKELTSAPLSAGVMPEMRAIVELCRRMRTVAEIAALLKMPLGVVRVLLSDLADQGKIRVYGTGTGHGTGRPDRALLERVLHGLRRL; the protein is encoded by the coding sequence ATGAGCGGCACATCGAAGAAACTCCCCGTGCGCGGCGGCGAGCGCAAACCCGCCCGCGTCCGCCCCTACTCGCTCACCGGCGGCCGGACCCGTTTCGGCCACGTCCTCCTCGTGGAGACCTTCGTCGCCGCGCTGGAGGCCCCGGAGGAGCGCAAGGAACTGACAAGTGCGCCGCTCTCCGCCGGTGTCATGCCGGAGATGCGGGCCATCGTCGAACTGTGCCGCCGTATGCGCACGGTGGCCGAGATCGCCGCGCTGCTGAAGATGCCGCTCGGCGTGGTCCGCGTGCTCCTGAGCGACCTCGCGGACCAGGGAAAGATCCGTGTGTACGGCACCGGAACCGGTCACGGCACCGGCCGCCCGGACCGCGCTCTGCTGGAAAGGGTGCTGCATGGACTCCGTCGTCTCTGA
- a CDS encoding nitrate- and nitrite sensing domain-containing protein, whose translation MGTGRPTHVRTRLIVAVAVVAAAVAGAGAPSLLTASQDVGDSQDLVTLASRTQDALALANSLADERDEVTSYIASGRDKSKAPDEDRSARVDRQVEDLRAEDDTPASLRGDLDGIAAVRRAALTGKTTALQTQQAYSETIAELHRLAEQLADRTPPRAGSGAHALAELDTAVQQSAAARGLLLAALNVPSTTRTVVNPVTGVPTTTSSTSAADRRQRDQLTAAAQQARLRADAALADFRADAPRSAVESYDSTVTGPEVNSAEKYLATLTDQPTLADSELTTSTKKLDAALAARVDLMRGAESALYDHRTKELAKLRDDDVTALEIRIAVLGALMLVAVGLATAMARTLTRPLSVLRRGTARLAESEDPTAQEPIAFTGRNDEFAQVVRSVNALHGHAVALRERAAALQDRVATLETDRKHLVGQRQQMADAREELRAELAESAARLERLRTSIGGTFVNLALRTLGLVERQLGVIEGLEEREHDPDRLATLFKLDHFATVMRRHSENLLVLAGAEHVQQHHAPVPLVDVVRAGVSEIERYERVRIAALPPHAHVAGFAADDLSHLLAELMENATSFSPPDLPVEISGWLLESGEVMLSVQDEGIGMAADRLDRLNARLADFDPESGYDDDGDDGLGLGLYVVARLAHRHGIRVQLREQKQGGVAAVVVLPASLVSDPPSTALPPHTASPGATGTFSLPGADAEVNSNVLHARTKHQDPLVTLAEEAVRQASADAPSRPEEPTATAGGAPQEPTPAATDRADGHTPGSADMDDRRPASAFGDAGEGPASAFGDAAKGSVLDSDDRAGGDAAASGDGSVRPGDAFGDAAEGAAGAFGDRAGGTTASGSPAAERSALAFGEPAGEPATASGDAADGAQGVSRGPAGETGAGRGHDDASRYAFGGQAGERAVPDASGTPADQGAGAASVGPDGDAARGAFGGPAERTADDAGERAVHEQAGAGGRDTETRPKAPVETFAETTMELLLPDLTREPTDPQGDGGGGAPQELPAADDDGRSHARAEGEAEADAEEEEQVTAKGLPKRTPKITVPTQAPRQRPRSVDAEALRRRLGGFRQGAQAGYRDVEAEIAARTENVTGGTAEEASS comes from the coding sequence GTGGGCACCGGCCGCCCCACGCATGTGCGTACCCGGCTCATCGTCGCGGTCGCCGTGGTGGCCGCCGCTGTCGCGGGAGCGGGCGCGCCCTCCCTGCTCACCGCCTCCCAGGACGTCGGCGACTCCCAGGACCTGGTGACGCTGGCCTCCCGCACGCAGGACGCCCTCGCCCTGGCGAACTCCCTCGCCGACGAGCGCGACGAGGTCACCTCCTACATCGCGTCCGGGCGTGACAAGTCCAAGGCGCCCGACGAGGACCGCAGCGCCCGCGTCGACCGGCAGGTCGAGGACCTGCGCGCCGAGGACGACACCCCGGCCAGCCTGCGCGGCGACCTCGACGGCATCGCCGCCGTCCGCCGGGCCGCGCTCACCGGCAAGACCACGGCCCTGCAGACCCAGCAGGCCTACTCCGAGACGATCGCCGAACTGCACCGGCTCGCCGAGCAGCTCGCCGACCGGACGCCCCCGCGGGCCGGCTCCGGCGCCCACGCGCTGGCCGAACTGGACACCGCCGTCCAGCAGTCCGCCGCCGCCCGCGGCCTGCTGCTCGCCGCGCTGAACGTGCCGTCCACCACCCGGACGGTGGTCAACCCCGTCACCGGCGTGCCCACCACGACCTCCAGCACCTCCGCGGCCGACCGCAGGCAGCGCGACCAGCTGACCGCCGCCGCCCAGCAGGCCCGGCTGCGCGCGGACGCGGCCCTCGCCGACTTCCGCGCCGACGCGCCCAGGTCGGCCGTCGAGTCGTACGACTCCACCGTCACCGGACCCGAGGTCAACTCGGCCGAGAAGTACCTCGCCACGCTCACCGACCAGCCCACGCTGGCCGACAGCGAGCTGACCACCAGCACCAAGAAGCTGGACGCGGCCCTCGCCGCCCGCGTCGACCTGATGCGCGGTGCGGAATCGGCCCTCTACGACCACCGCACCAAGGAGCTGGCGAAACTCCGCGACGACGATGTCACGGCTCTGGAGATCCGCATCGCCGTCCTCGGCGCGCTGATGCTGGTCGCCGTGGGCCTCGCCACCGCCATGGCCCGCACCCTGACCCGCCCGCTGTCGGTGCTGCGCCGCGGCACGGCCCGGCTCGCCGAGTCCGAGGACCCGACGGCCCAGGAACCCATCGCCTTCACCGGCCGCAACGACGAGTTCGCCCAGGTCGTGCGCTCGGTCAACGCCCTGCACGGGCACGCGGTGGCACTCCGTGAGCGGGCGGCGGCCCTGCAGGATCGCGTGGCGACCCTGGAGACCGACCGCAAGCACCTGGTCGGCCAGCGCCAGCAGATGGCCGACGCCCGCGAGGAACTGCGCGCCGAACTCGCCGAGTCCGCCGCCCGGCTGGAGCGGCTGCGCACCAGCATCGGCGGCACGTTCGTCAACCTGGCTCTGCGCACCCTCGGCCTGGTCGAACGCCAGCTGGGGGTCATCGAGGGCCTGGAGGAGCGGGAGCATGACCCCGACCGCCTCGCCACGCTCTTCAAGCTGGACCACTTCGCCACGGTCATGCGCCGGCACAGCGAGAACCTGCTGGTCCTGGCCGGTGCCGAGCACGTGCAGCAGCATCACGCGCCGGTGCCGCTGGTCGACGTGGTGCGGGCGGGCGTCAGCGAGATCGAGCGCTACGAACGGGTGCGGATCGCGGCGCTGCCCCCGCACGCGCATGTGGCGGGCTTCGCGGCGGACGACCTCTCCCACCTCCTGGCCGAACTCATGGAGAACGCCACCTCGTTCTCCCCGCCGGACCTGCCGGTGGAGATCTCCGGCTGGCTCCTGGAGTCCGGCGAGGTGATGCTCTCGGTGCAGGACGAGGGCATCGGCATGGCGGCCGACCGCCTGGACCGGCTCAACGCCCGGCTGGCCGACTTCGACCCCGAGTCCGGCTACGACGACGACGGCGACGACGGCCTCGGTCTCGGCCTGTACGTCGTCGCCCGCCTCGCGCACCGGCACGGGATCCGGGTGCAGCTGCGCGAGCAGAAGCAGGGCGGTGTCGCGGCGGTGGTGGTCCTCCCGGCTTCCCTCGTCTCCGACCCGCCGTCCACCGCGCTGCCCCCGCACACCGCGTCCCCCGGTGCCACCGGCACCTTCTCCCTGCCGGGCGCCGACGCCGAGGTCAACTCCAACGTCCTGCACGCCCGCACCAAGCACCAGGACCCCCTGGTCACCCTGGCGGAGGAGGCAGTCCGCCAGGCCTCCGCCGACGCGCCCTCCCGCCCCGAGGAACCGACGGCGACCGCGGGCGGCGCGCCACAGGAACCCACACCGGCCGCCACCGACCGGGCCGACGGGCACACGCCCGGCTCCGCCGACATGGACGACCGGCGGCCCGCGAGTGCCTTCGGCGATGCGGGGGAGGGGCCCGCGAGTGCCTTCGGTGATGCGGCGAAGGGGTCTGTGCTGGACTCCGACGACCGGGCAGGCGGCGACGCAGCCGCGTCCGGCGATGGGAGCGTGCGGCCCGGGGATGCCTTCGGCGATGCCGCCGAGGGAGCCGCGGGGGCCTTCGGCGACCGGGCAGGGGGGACGACCGCCTCCGGCAGCCCGGCGGCCGAGCGGTCGGCCCTCGCCTTCGGGGAGCCGGCCGGTGAGCCCGCGACCGCCTCCGGCGATGCGGCCGACGGGGCCCAGGGCGTCTCCCGCGGCCCGGCCGGCGAGACCGGTGCCGGCCGGGGGCACGACGACGCGTCCCGGTACGCCTTCGGCGGGCAGGCCGGGGAGCGGGCGGTGCCGGACGCCTCCGGGACCCCGGCGGACCAGGGTGCCGGTGCCGCCTCCGTCGGGCCGGACGGTGACGCAGCGCGGGGCGCCTTCGGCGGGCCGGCGGAGCGTACGGCGGACGATGCCGGTGAGCGTGCCGTCCACGAACAGGCGGGGGCCGGGGGCCGGGACACGGAGACGCGGCCGAAGGCGCCGGTGGAGACCTTTGCCGAGACGACGATGGAGCTGCTGCTCCCGGACCTGACGCGGGAACCGACCGACCCGCAGGGTGACGGCGGTGGGGGTGCCCCGCAGGAGCTGCCCGCTGCCGACGACGACGGCCGCAGCCACGCCCGCGCCGAAGGTGAGGCCGAGGCGGACGCCGAGGAGGAGGAGCAGGTCACCGCCAAGGGCCTCCCCAAGCGCACACCCAAGATCACCGTACCGACCCAGGCCCCGCGCCAGCGGCCCCGCTCTGTGGACGCCGAAGCCCTTCGCCGCAGGCTCGGCGGCTTCCGCCAGGGCGCCCAGGCCGGCTACCGCGACGTAGAGGCAGAGATCGCGGCACGTACCGAAAACGTCACGGGGGGCACAGCCGAGGAGGCAAGCAGTTGA
- a CDS encoding styrene monooxygenase/indole monooxygenase family protein, protein MRKILVVGAGQSGLQLALGLQSHGYEVTLMSNRTADEIRSGRVMSTQCMFHTALQHERDLKLNFWESQAPKIEGLGVSVAAPGSHDPGPTQRAIDWVGKLDGYAQSVDQRVKMAGWMETFAQRGGQLVIHGAAVGDLDYFSRTYDLVLVAAGKGELVQMFGRDASRSPYSEPQRALAVSYVHGLGPRPEHPDFLAVRCNLVPGVGELFVMPTLTTSGPADILFWEGIPGGPLDVFNGVKDPAEHLSLTLELMEKFTPWEYARATKVELTDAGGTLAGRYAPTVRNPIGRLPGGGLVLGVADVVVANDPITGQGSNSASKCAAAYLASILEHGDKPFDEEWMQATFDRYWKTAQHVTKWTNAMLAPPPEHVLNLIGAAGQLQPVADRIANAFNDPADFEDFFYEPEKAEAYLASVTGA, encoded by the coding sequence ATGCGGAAGATACTCGTCGTCGGAGCCGGCCAGTCCGGCCTCCAGCTCGCCCTCGGCCTGCAGTCGCACGGCTACGAGGTCACCCTGATGTCGAACCGGACCGCGGACGAGATCCGCAGCGGCCGGGTCATGTCGACGCAGTGCATGTTCCACACGGCACTGCAGCACGAGCGCGATCTGAAGCTGAACTTCTGGGAGTCCCAGGCCCCGAAGATCGAAGGACTCGGCGTCTCGGTCGCGGCCCCCGGCTCGCACGACCCGGGCCCGACCCAGCGGGCGATCGACTGGGTCGGCAAGCTGGACGGGTACGCGCAGTCGGTCGACCAGCGCGTGAAGATGGCCGGCTGGATGGAGACCTTCGCCCAGCGCGGCGGCCAGCTGGTCATCCACGGCGCGGCGGTCGGCGACCTCGACTACTTCTCCCGTACGTACGACCTCGTCCTGGTCGCCGCCGGCAAGGGCGAGCTGGTCCAGATGTTCGGCCGCGACGCCTCCCGCTCGCCGTACAGCGAGCCGCAGCGGGCGCTGGCGGTGTCGTACGTCCACGGGCTCGGCCCGCGCCCGGAGCACCCGGACTTCCTCGCCGTCCGCTGCAACCTGGTCCCCGGCGTCGGCGAGCTGTTCGTCATGCCGACGCTCACCACCTCCGGCCCGGCCGACATCCTGTTCTGGGAGGGCATACCCGGCGGCCCGCTCGACGTCTTCAACGGCGTCAAGGACCCGGCGGAGCACCTCTCCCTGACCCTGGAACTCATGGAGAAGTTCACGCCCTGGGAGTACGCGCGGGCCACCAAGGTGGAACTGACGGACGCCGGCGGCACGCTGGCCGGCCGCTACGCCCCGACCGTCCGCAACCCCATCGGCCGCCTGCCCGGCGGCGGCCTGGTCCTGGGCGTCGCGGACGTCGTCGTGGCCAACGACCCGATCACCGGCCAGGGCTCCAACTCGGCCTCCAAGTGCGCGGCCGCGTACCTGGCGTCCATCCTCGAGCACGGTGACAAGCCGTTCGACGAGGAGTGGATGCAGGCCACCTTCGACCGCTACTGGAAGACGGCCCAGCACGTCACCAAGTGGACGAACGCGATGCTGGCCCCGCCGCCGGAGCACGTCCTGAACCTCATCGGCGCGGCCGGACAGCTGCAGCCGGTCGCGGACCGCATCGCCAACGCCTTCAACGACCCGGCCGACTTCGAGGACTTCTTCTACGAGCCGGAGAAGGCCGAGGCCTACCTGGCGTCGGTGACGGGAGCCTGA
- a CDS encoding C40 family peptidase encodes MSGTFLRLACTATVATQAVLVPAPAAAAPQPQRSVSQLLTDLQTLYRQAEQATETYNATAVKLARQRAVVSRLDGELARARLALLGSRSDAGRLARRQYQSADGLGPYVRVLLARDPQTALDEGHVVGELARAQTRTVNRLSATERARDAVARAARRALDAQLTLAEQQKKQQDAVRSKLAAVERLLAGLTPAQLAAVAALEQRDVTEAQHKLTTAGSLPASRPASPDGARAVRYALDQIGKPYAWGAQGPRSYDCSGLTAQAWRHAGRPIPRTSQEQWHRLRRVPLAGLRPGDLVVYFPDATHVAMYVGNGKVVQAPRPGATIQVSPLASYPVLGAVRPDGQAPVTDAR; translated from the coding sequence GTGTCAGGAACGTTTCTGCGCCTGGCCTGTACGGCCACGGTGGCAACCCAGGCCGTCCTCGTGCCCGCACCGGCCGCGGCCGCGCCGCAGCCCCAGCGGTCCGTCTCCCAGCTGCTGACGGACCTTCAGACCCTGTACCGGCAGGCCGAGCAGGCCACCGAGACCTACAACGCCACCGCGGTGAAGCTGGCCCGCCAGCGCGCGGTGGTGTCCCGTCTCGACGGCGAACTGGCCCGCGCCCGCCTCGCCCTGCTGGGCAGCCGGTCCGACGCCGGCCGGCTGGCCCGCCGGCAGTACCAGAGCGCCGACGGCCTCGGCCCGTACGTCCGCGTGCTCCTCGCGCGCGATCCGCAGACCGCGCTGGACGAGGGCCATGTCGTCGGCGAGCTGGCGCGGGCGCAGACCCGCACCGTGAACCGGCTGAGCGCCACGGAGCGGGCCAGGGACGCCGTGGCCCGTGCCGCCCGCAGGGCCCTGGACGCCCAGCTCACCCTCGCCGAGCAGCAGAAGAAGCAGCAGGACGCGGTGCGGTCCAAGCTGGCCGCGGTGGAACGTCTGCTGGCCGGTCTCACCCCGGCCCAGCTGGCCGCGGTCGCCGCGCTCGAACAGCGGGACGTCACCGAGGCCCAGCACAAGCTCACCACCGCGGGCTCCCTGCCCGCGAGCCGGCCCGCCTCCCCCGATGGCGCCCGCGCGGTCCGCTACGCCCTGGACCAGATCGGCAAGCCGTACGCGTGGGGCGCCCAGGGTCCCCGCTCCTACGACTGCTCGGGCCTCACCGCGCAGGCCTGGCGGCACGCGGGCCGGCCGATTCCCCGCACCAGCCAGGAGCAGTGGCACCGGCTGCGGCGCGTCCCGCTCGCCGGGCTGCGCCCCGGCGACCTGGTGGTGTACTTCCCGGACGCGACGCACGTGGCGATGTACGTCGGGAACGGGAAGGTCGTACAGGCGCCGAGACCCGGAGCGACGATCCAGGTCTCACCCCTGGCGTCGTATCCGGTGCTCGGCGCCGTACGCCCGGACGGTCAGGCTCCCGTCACCGACGCCAGGTAG
- a CDS encoding roadblock/LC7 domain-containing protein, with the protein MTAPSTYGLSSEARNLHWLLTNLVEEVPGIQSVAVVSSDGLLLLSSDPAHTEQSRQNRPAKGPRGSAADLATIVSGIGSLTVGAAKLMDFGGVKHTMIAMEEGSLFVMSISDGSLLGVHGSAECDMSVVAYHMALFVGRAGHVLTPELRSELRKSMEAESAGSA; encoded by the coding sequence TTGACCGCGCCGAGTACTTACGGACTGAGCAGCGAAGCCCGCAACCTGCACTGGCTGCTGACCAACCTGGTCGAGGAAGTCCCCGGCATCCAGTCCGTCGCCGTGGTCTCCTCGGACGGACTGCTGCTGCTGTCGTCCGACCCGGCCCACACCGAGCAGTCCCGTCAGAACCGCCCCGCGAAAGGTCCTCGCGGCTCCGCCGCCGACCTGGCCACCATCGTCTCCGGCATCGGCAGCCTCACCGTCGGCGCCGCGAAGCTGATGGACTTCGGCGGCGTCAAGCACACGATGATCGCGATGGAGGAGGGCAGCCTGTTCGTGATGTCGATCAGCGACGGCTCGCTGCTCGGCGTGCACGGCAGCGCCGAGTGCGACATGAGCGTGGTGGCGTACCACATGGCGTTGTTCGTCGGTCGCGCCGGACACGTCCTCACCCCGGAACTCCGCAGCGAGCTGCGGAAGTCCATGGAGGCCGAGTCGGCGGGGAGCGCCTGA
- a CDS encoding AurF N-oxygenase family protein has protein sequence MTTLTEADALDGLRDALGLLKDREQVAERLLASSAKHSFDPDRELDWDAPFEEGKWFWPPELVSLYGTPMWKRMSEEQRILLSQHEAAALASLGIWFEIILMQLLVRHIYDKAATSAHVRYALTEIEDECRHSKMFARLISHGGTPWYPVSRVHQNLGRLFKTISTTPGSFTATLLGEEVLDWMQRLTFPDERIQPLIRGVTRIHVVEEARHVRYAREELRRQMVTAPKWSQEFTRITSGEFARVFSVAFVNPEVYTNVGLDKREAMAQVKASGHRREVMQTGAKRLTDFLDDIGVLRGVGRRLWKSSGLLA, from the coding sequence ATGACGACCCTGACGGAAGCGGACGCGCTGGACGGCCTGCGCGATGCGCTCGGCCTGCTCAAGGACCGGGAGCAGGTGGCCGAACGGCTGCTGGCCTCCTCCGCCAAGCACTCCTTCGACCCGGACAGGGAGCTGGACTGGGACGCACCCTTCGAGGAGGGCAAGTGGTTCTGGCCGCCGGAGCTGGTGTCGCTGTACGGCACGCCGATGTGGAAGCGGATGAGCGAGGAGCAGCGGATCCTGCTCTCCCAGCACGAGGCGGCGGCGCTGGCCTCGCTCGGCATCTGGTTCGAGATCATCCTGATGCAGCTGCTCGTCCGGCACATCTACGACAAGGCCGCGACGAGCGCGCACGTCCGCTACGCCCTCACCGAGATCGAGGACGAGTGCCGGCACTCGAAGATGTTCGCCCGGCTGATCTCGCACGGCGGCACGCCCTGGTACCCGGTGAGCAGGGTCCACCAGAACCTGGGCCGCCTGTTCAAGACCATCTCCACCACGCCCGGTTCCTTCACCGCCACGCTGCTGGGTGAGGAGGTGCTGGACTGGATGCAGCGGCTGACCTTCCCGGACGAGCGGATCCAGCCGCTGATCCGGGGCGTGACGCGCATCCACGTGGTCGAGGAGGCGCGGCACGTCCGGTACGCCCGTGAGGAGCTGCGGCGCCAGATGGTGACGGCGCCGAAGTGGTCCCAGGAGTTCACCCGGATCACCTCCGGCGAGTTCGCCCGCGTCTTCTCGGTCGCGTTCGTGAACCCCGAGGTCTACACCAACGTCGGCCTGGACAAGCGGGAGGCCATGGCCCAGGTGAAGGCGAGCGGGCACCGCCGCGAGGTCATGCAGACCGGCGCCAAGCGGCTGACCGACTTCCTGGACGACATCGGGGTGCTGCGGGGAGTCGGCCGGCGGCTGTGGAAGTCGTCCGGGCTGCTGGCGTAG
- a CDS encoding GTP-binding protein, translating into MDSVVSDAAASAVGGAPLVAGFTEPDDDLKSWQTDRTRAPIATKIVVAGGFGVGKTTLVTSVSEITPLQTEALMTEASEETDDLTATPGKLTTTVAMDFGRITLDDDLVLYLFGTPGQQRFWFMWDDLVRGAIGAVVMADTRRLKDCFPALDYFESCGLPYVVAVNHFDGSELFEPEDVREALTIPAHIPVMIMDARRRISVIETLLALVGHALDETPE; encoded by the coding sequence ATGGACTCCGTCGTCTCTGACGCCGCCGCCTCCGCCGTCGGGGGCGCCCCCCTCGTCGCCGGGTTCACCGAGCCCGACGACGACCTGAAGTCCTGGCAGACGGACCGTACCCGGGCCCCCATCGCCACGAAGATCGTGGTGGCGGGGGGCTTCGGCGTCGGCAAGACCACGCTGGTCACCTCCGTCTCGGAGATCACGCCGCTGCAGACCGAGGCGCTGATGACCGAGGCGAGCGAGGAGACCGACGACCTCACCGCCACGCCGGGCAAGCTCACCACCACCGTGGCCATGGACTTCGGCCGTATCACGCTCGACGACGACCTGGTGCTCTACCTGTTCGGCACGCCGGGCCAGCAGCGGTTCTGGTTCATGTGGGACGACCTGGTGCGCGGCGCGATCGGCGCGGTCGTCATGGCCGACACCCGCCGGCTGAAGGACTGCTTCCCGGCCCTGGACTACTTCGAGAGCTGCGGGCTGCCGTACGTCGTCGCGGTCAACCACTTCGACGGCAGCGAGCTGTTCGAGCCGGAGGACGTACGGGAGGCGCTGACGATACCCGCGCACATCCCTGTCATGATCATGGACGCGCGGCGCAGGATCTCGGTCATCGAGACACTGCTGGCCCTGGTCGGTCACGCGCTGGACGAAACCCCCGAGTAG
- a CDS encoding MarR family winged helix-turn-helix transcriptional regulator, translating into MHEDGNGDAQRGAEEMTPSGADREFLALERELTVLLRRARANQGEMAREVHPDLESSAYGLLIRLDECGGRRATELAAYIGVGKATMSRQLRALEELGLIAREPDPADGRAWLVTLTDEGRRRVGKVREARRARYVRQLAHWDRREVAELARLLHQLNGVMEK; encoded by the coding sequence GTGCACGAGGACGGAAACGGCGACGCACAGCGCGGCGCCGAGGAGATGACGCCCAGTGGCGCAGACCGGGAGTTCCTGGCGCTGGAACGGGAGTTGACCGTGCTGCTGAGGCGGGCCAGGGCCAACCAGGGCGAGATGGCCCGCGAGGTCCATCCCGACCTGGAGTCCTCCGCGTACGGCCTCCTCATCCGCCTGGACGAGTGCGGCGGCCGGCGCGCCACGGAACTCGCCGCGTACATCGGCGTCGGCAAGGCCACCATGTCCCGCCAGCTGCGCGCTCTGGAGGAGCTGGGCCTGATCGCCCGCGAACCGGACCCGGCCGACGGGCGCGCCTGGCTCGTCACCCTCACCGACGAGGGGCGCCGCCGGGTCGGCAAGGTCCGCGAGGCGCGCCGCGCCCGTTACGTCCGCCAGCTCGCCCACTGGGACCGCCGGGAGGTCGCGGAACTGGCCCGGCTGCTGCACCAGTTGAACGGCGTCATGGAGAAGTAG
- a CDS encoding protein phosphatase 2C domain-containing protein: protein MRTDLVSEPGDAHRPNEDFAAVGLPACGQGGCVVVLDGVTPPRGETGCLHSVPWFTARLGGTVTELTVSAIDLTLPEILARAIARTAEAHAETCDLSHPRTPQATVALARWSAETVEYLVLSDSALLLQDPDGTVTAVLDDRLARLPRSALASDALVDATLRNREGGFFTAAADPSVAVRAVAGTLPRGQVRALAALTDGAARWTEVFREGDWQALFELVAKEGARSLVDRVRELETADRQERAFLRRGKTHDDATAVYAEL, encoded by the coding sequence ATGCGAACCGATCTCGTTTCGGAACCCGGCGACGCGCACCGACCCAACGAGGACTTCGCCGCCGTCGGACTACCCGCCTGCGGACAGGGAGGTTGCGTGGTCGTCCTGGACGGAGTGACTCCGCCACGGGGCGAGACGGGGTGTCTGCATTCCGTCCCCTGGTTCACCGCGCGGCTGGGCGGCACGGTGACCGAACTGACCGTTTCGGCCATAGATCTGACGCTCCCGGAGATTCTGGCGCGGGCGATCGCCCGGACCGCCGAGGCCCACGCGGAGACCTGTGACCTTTCTCACCCGCGAACCCCCCAGGCAACCGTGGCCCTGGCCCGCTGGTCCGCCGAGACCGTCGAGTACCTGGTGCTGTCCGACTCCGCGCTGCTGCTGCAGGACCCGGACGGCACGGTCACGGCGGTCCTGGACGACCGGCTGGCCCGGCTGCCGCGCTCCGCGCTCGCCTCCGACGCCCTGGTGGACGCCACCCTGCGCAACCGGGAGGGCGGCTTCTTCACGGCCGCCGCCGATCCCTCGGTGGCGGTCCGCGCGGTCGCCGGCACGCTGCCGCGCGGGCAGGTGAGGGCGCTGGCCGCGCTGACGGACGGCGCGGCCCGCTGGACGGAAGTGTTCCGCGAGGGCGACTGGCAGGCTCTGTTCGAGCTGGTCGCCAAGGAGGGCGCCCGGTCGCTGGTGGACCGGGTGCGGGAGCTGGAGACGGCGGACCGGCAGGAGCGGGCGTTCCTGCGGCGCGGCAAGACGCACGACGACGCCACGGCGGTGTACGCGGAGCTGTGA